In Streptomyces qaidamensis, one DNA window encodes the following:
- a CDS encoding sugar ABC transporter ATP-binding protein, protein MAPEPPLLSMSGITKSFPGVRALDGVALDVQAGEVHCLLGQNGAGKSTLIKVLAGAHQPDTGGIRWRGEEVTLRSPIAAMRLGIATIYQELDLVEHLSVAENVHLGHEPTTAGFVVRGKTARASTAALLKRLGHPEIDPARLVGELSAAQQQIVSMARALSHDVRLIVMDEPSAALDPDEVDNLFRIVGDLTAAGVAVVYISHRLEEIRRIGDRVTVLKDGRAVANGLPAKSTPTREVVALMTGRNVEYVFPDRPASLPPAEPVLKVQGLSREGEFEPFDLEVRPGEIVGLAGLVGSGRSEILETVYGARKPTTGQVQVDGRALKPGSVRAAVRAGLGLAPEERKAQGLLMLESVTRNVSVSSMSRFARAGWIDRGAELGAARAATRELSLRPDNPSVPVRTLSGGNQQKAVLARWLLRGCKVLLLDEPTRGVDVGARAELYAVIRRLADEGLAVLLVSSEVPEVLGLADRVLVLREGRVVHTAPARELDEHRVLDLVMEGSPAS, encoded by the coding sequence AGCATGTCCGGCATCACCAAGTCGTTCCCCGGAGTCCGGGCCCTCGACGGCGTCGCTCTCGACGTCCAGGCCGGTGAGGTGCACTGTCTGCTCGGTCAGAACGGGGCCGGCAAGTCCACCCTCATCAAAGTGCTGGCCGGCGCACACCAGCCCGACACCGGCGGCATCCGCTGGCGGGGCGAGGAGGTGACGCTCCGTTCGCCGATCGCCGCCATGCGCCTCGGCATCGCCACCATTTACCAGGAACTCGACCTGGTGGAGCACCTGTCGGTCGCCGAGAACGTGCACCTGGGACATGAGCCGACCACCGCCGGGTTCGTCGTGCGCGGCAAGACGGCCAGGGCGTCAACGGCCGCTCTGCTGAAGCGACTCGGGCACCCTGAGATCGACCCGGCACGGCTGGTGGGGGAGCTGTCCGCGGCCCAGCAGCAGATCGTGTCCATGGCCCGGGCGCTCTCCCACGACGTGCGGCTCATCGTGATGGACGAGCCGTCCGCCGCCCTCGACCCGGACGAGGTCGACAACCTCTTCCGCATCGTCGGCGACCTCACGGCCGCGGGGGTCGCCGTCGTCTACATCTCGCACCGCCTGGAGGAGATCCGCCGCATCGGCGACCGGGTGACGGTGCTGAAGGACGGGCGGGCCGTCGCGAACGGACTCCCGGCCAAGTCCACCCCGACCCGCGAGGTCGTCGCCCTGATGACCGGCCGCAACGTCGAGTACGTCTTCCCGGACCGGCCCGCCTCCCTGCCGCCCGCCGAGCCCGTGCTGAAGGTCCAAGGGCTGTCGCGGGAAGGGGAGTTCGAGCCCTTCGACCTGGAGGTGCGGCCCGGCGAGATCGTCGGCCTCGCCGGACTCGTCGGCTCGGGCCGCTCCGAGATCCTGGAGACCGTCTACGGCGCCCGCAAACCGACGACCGGTCAGGTACAGGTCGACGGCAGGGCCCTGAAGCCCGGCAGCGTACGGGCGGCCGTCCGGGCCGGCCTCGGGCTCGCCCCCGAGGAACGCAAGGCGCAGGGCCTGCTGATGCTGGAGTCGGTCACCCGCAACGTGTCGGTCTCCTCCATGTCCCGCTTCGCACGCGCCGGCTGGATCGACCGGGGCGCCGAACTCGGCGCCGCCCGGGCCGCGACCCGCGAGCTGTCGCTGCGGCCCGACAACCCGTCCGTTCCCGTCCGCACCCTGTCCGGCGGCAACCAGCAGAAGGCGGTCCTCGCCCGTTGGCTGCTGCGCGGCTGCAAGGTGCTGCTGCTCGACGAACCCACCCGCGGCGTCGACGTCGGCGCCCGCGCCGAGCTCTACGCGGTCATCCGCCGACTCGCCGACGAGGGCCTCGCCGTGCTGCTGGTCTCCAGCGAGGTGCCCGAGGTCCTCGGCCTCGCCGACCGCGTCCTGGTGCTGCGGGAGGGCCGTGTGGTCCACACGGCACCCGCGCGTGAACTCGACGAACACCGCGTACTCGACCTGGTCATGGAAGGAAGCCCGGCGTCATGA
- a CDS encoding ABC transporter permease: MTQPVSPPLDSSTDKVPPAGPPAWRGLLIRADVRTLSLLGVLAVLILIGGITKPDEFLDTRNLQLVLTQASVIGVVTVGMTFVIVSGGIDLSVGAIVALASVWATTVATQEYGFAGILFTAIVVGVGCGLVNGVLIAYGAMVPFIATLAMLASARGLALQITDGKTQIVTVPSVLDLGERDAYVLGIPPLVMVFAVVTVIGWLVLNRTTFGRRTVAVGGNPEAARLAGIDVRRQRLYLYLLSGLCCGIAAFLLIVLAGSGQNTNGNLYELDAIAAAIIGGTLLTGGRGTITGSVLGVLIFTTITNIFALNNLQSDVQQIAKGAIIVAAVLVQRRTASTT; the protein is encoded by the coding sequence ATGACGCAGCCCGTCTCCCCGCCGCTGGACAGCAGCACCGACAAGGTGCCCCCGGCCGGGCCCCCCGCCTGGCGGGGCCTGCTGATCCGCGCCGACGTCCGCACGCTGTCCCTGCTCGGCGTGCTCGCCGTGCTGATCCTCATCGGCGGTATCACCAAGCCCGACGAGTTCCTCGACACCCGCAACCTGCAACTCGTCCTCACCCAGGCCTCGGTGATCGGTGTCGTCACCGTCGGCATGACCTTCGTCATCGTCTCCGGCGGCATCGACCTGTCGGTCGGCGCGATCGTCGCCCTCGCCTCCGTGTGGGCCACCACCGTCGCCACCCAGGAGTACGGCTTCGCCGGCATCCTCTTCACGGCGATCGTCGTCGGAGTCGGCTGCGGCCTGGTCAACGGGGTGCTCATCGCCTACGGCGCGATGGTGCCGTTCATCGCCACCCTCGCCATGCTGGCCTCCGCCCGCGGTCTGGCCCTGCAGATCACCGACGGCAAGACACAGATCGTCACCGTGCCGTCCGTCCTCGACCTGGGGGAGCGAGACGCCTACGTCCTCGGCATCCCGCCGCTGGTCATGGTGTTCGCCGTCGTCACGGTCATCGGCTGGCTGGTGCTCAACCGCACCACCTTCGGACGCCGCACCGTCGCCGTCGGCGGCAACCCGGAGGCCGCCCGGCTCGCCGGCATCGACGTCCGCCGGCAGCGGCTCTACCTCTACCTGCTGTCGGGGCTGTGCTGCGGTATCGCCGCGTTCCTGCTGATCGTCCTGGCCGGCTCCGGCCAGAACACCAACGGCAACCTCTACGAACTGGACGCCATCGCCGCCGCGATCATCGGCGGCACCCTGCTCACCGGCGGCCGGGGCACCATCACCGGCTCGGTCCTCGGCGTCCTGATCTTCACCACGATCACCAACATCTTCGCCCTGAACAACCTGCAGAGCGACGTCCAGCAGATCGCCAAGGGCGCGATCATCGTCGCCGCCGTGCTGGTCCAGCGCCGTACCGCGAGCACGACCTGA
- a CDS encoding substrate-binding domain-containing protein, producing the protein MPEHMPFASRRGLLFGAAAVSAGALITGCTSNEPSDSKDEPAGNNQPAADDKPGKQVTIGFAGPQADHGWLNAINDNAKSRAEKYSDVTLEITEGSNDTAQQIGQIETLINKKVDVLVVLPADGKALTQVGLKAMRAGIPVVNLDRIFNTPQAYRCWIGGDNYGMGLNAGHYIGEKLKGKSGARVIELAGLDNLELTKQRTQGFDDALKNYPDIKKVARQAAEFTVESGQAKMAQLLQAQPKFDALWNHDDDQGVGALRAIEQAGRDDFLMVGGAGALSAFQAIKQDDGVLKATVLYPPTMAASAIDLARALGQSKGIGGLAEFEIPSSLTLYSAVVDKTNVDQYMSTGFK; encoded by the coding sequence ATGCCAGAGCACATGCCTTTCGCGAGCCGCAGAGGGCTGCTCTTCGGAGCCGCCGCCGTCTCCGCAGGTGCCCTCATCACGGGGTGCACCAGCAACGAGCCCTCCGACTCCAAGGACGAACCGGCGGGCAACAACCAGCCGGCCGCCGACGACAAGCCCGGCAAGCAGGTCACCATCGGCTTCGCCGGACCCCAGGCCGACCACGGCTGGCTCAACGCCATCAACGACAACGCCAAGAGCCGTGCCGAGAAGTACTCCGACGTCACCCTGGAGATCACCGAGGGCTCCAACGACACCGCCCAGCAGATCGGCCAGATCGAGACCCTCATCAACAAGAAGGTCGACGTCCTGGTCGTGCTGCCCGCCGACGGCAAGGCCCTCACCCAGGTCGGCCTGAAGGCGATGCGCGCCGGCATCCCCGTCGTCAACCTCGACCGGATCTTCAACACCCCGCAGGCGTACCGCTGCTGGATCGGCGGCGACAACTACGGCATGGGCCTCAACGCCGGGCACTACATCGGCGAGAAGCTCAAGGGCAAGTCCGGCGCCCGCGTCATCGAGCTGGCCGGCCTGGACAACCTGGAGCTCACCAAGCAGCGCACCCAGGGCTTCGACGACGCCCTGAAGAACTACCCCGACATCAAGAAGGTCGCCCGCCAGGCCGCCGAGTTCACCGTCGAGTCCGGCCAGGCCAAGATGGCCCAACTGCTACAGGCCCAGCCGAAGTTCGACGCGCTGTGGAACCACGACGACGACCAGGGCGTGGGGGCGCTGCGCGCCATCGAGCAGGCCGGGCGCGACGACTTCCTGATGGTCGGCGGCGCCGGCGCGCTCTCCGCCTTCCAGGCCATCAAGCAGGACGACGGCGTGCTCAAGGCGACCGTGCTGTACCCGCCGACCATGGCCGCCTCCGCGATCGACCTCGCCCGCGCCCTCGGCCAGAGCAAGGGCATCGGAGGCCTCGCCGAGTTCGAGATCCCGTCGTCGCTCACGCTCTACTCGGCCGTCGTCGACAAGACCAACGTCGACCAGTACATGTCCACCGGCTTCAAGTGA
- a CDS encoding Gfo/Idh/MocA family protein, producing MGQPQEQPEGTEAGKPPLRVGMVGYAFMGAAHSQGWRTAGRVFDLPLNPVQAVICGRDAAAVRAAASRHGWASTETDWRALVERDDVDLVDICTPGDSHAEIALAALAAGKHVLCEKPLANTVEEATSMVLAAEEAHARGQVAMVGFNYRRVPATAQARRMVAEGRLGRLRHVRVTYLQDWLVDPQFPLTWRLRREQAGSGSLGDLGAHIVDLAQYLVGEPLAGVSALTETFVRERPLPTGATSGLSAVTSAGTGQVTVDDAALFTARFPSGALASFEATRYATGRKNALRIELNGERGSLAFDLERLNELSFHDATEPGAEAGFRRILVTEPEHPYLEAWWPPGHGLGYEHTFVHQARDLVHAIAEGRRPEPSFADGLQVQRVLAAVEESAEKNSVYTPIAV from the coding sequence ATGGGACAGCCGCAGGAGCAGCCAGAGGGGACCGAGGCAGGCAAGCCACCCCTACGCGTGGGGATGGTGGGCTACGCCTTCATGGGCGCCGCCCACTCCCAGGGCTGGCGCACCGCGGGCCGCGTCTTCGACCTGCCGCTGAACCCCGTGCAGGCCGTGATCTGCGGCCGGGACGCCGCCGCCGTCCGCGCGGCGGCCTCCCGGCACGGCTGGGCCTCCACCGAGACCGACTGGCGGGCCCTCGTCGAACGCGACGACGTCGACCTCGTCGACATCTGCACCCCCGGCGACAGCCACGCCGAGATCGCGCTGGCCGCCCTGGCCGCGGGCAAGCACGTGCTGTGCGAGAAGCCCCTCGCCAACACCGTCGAGGAAGCCACCTCGATGGTCCTGGCGGCCGAGGAGGCGCACGCACGCGGCCAGGTGGCCATGGTCGGCTTCAACTACCGCCGGGTGCCCGCCACCGCCCAGGCCCGCCGCATGGTCGCCGAGGGCCGCCTGGGCAGGCTGCGGCACGTGCGCGTGACGTACCTCCAGGACTGGCTGGTCGACCCGCAGTTCCCGCTGACCTGGCGGCTGCGCAGGGAGCAGGCCGGCTCGGGCTCGCTCGGCGACCTGGGGGCGCACATCGTCGACCTCGCGCAGTACCTGGTGGGGGAGCCGCTGGCGGGTGTCTCCGCGCTGACGGAGACCTTCGTACGGGAACGGCCCCTGCCCACCGGCGCGACGAGCGGGCTGTCCGCCGTCACGTCCGCCGGCACCGGCCAGGTCACCGTCGACGACGCCGCGCTGTTCACCGCCCGCTTCCCCTCCGGCGCCCTCGCCTCCTTCGAGGCCACCCGCTACGCCACCGGCCGCAAGAACGCCCTGCGCATCGAACTCAACGGCGAGCGCGGCTCGCTCGCCTTCGATCTGGAGCGGCTCAACGAGCTGTCCTTCCACGACGCCACCGAGCCGGGCGCGGAAGCGGGCTTCCGCCGGATCCTCGTCACCGAACCCGAGCACCCCTACCTGGAGGCCTGGTGGCCGCCGGGGCACGGCCTCGGCTACGAGCACACCTTCGTCCACCAGGCCCGCGACCTCGTCCACGCCATCGCCGAGGGCCGGCGCCCCGAACCCTCCTTCGCCGACGGGCTGCAGGTGCAGCGCGTGCTCGCGGCGGTGGAGGAGAGCGCCGAGAAGAACTCCGTCTACACGCCGATCGCGGTCTGA
- a CDS encoding sugar phosphate isomerase/epimerase family protein translates to MPRTFTLFTGQWADLPLEEVCRLARDFGYDGLELACWGDHFEVDKALSDPGYLDGRRALLDKYGLKCWAISNHLVGQAVCDAIIDERHQAIVPDVVWGDGDPEGVRQRAAERMKDTARAAAALGVNTVIGFTGSAIWHLVAMFPPAPDAMIERGYQDFADRWNPILDVFDAEGVRFAHEVHPSEIAYDYWTTQRALDAVGRRPAFGLNFDPSHFVWQDLDPVGFLWDFRDRIYHVDCKEARKRLDGRNGRLGSHLPWGDPRRGWDFVSAGHGDVPWEDVFRMLRSIDYQGPVSVEWEDAGMDRLQGAPEALTRLKAFDFEPPSASFDAAFNS, encoded by the coding sequence ATGCCGCGCACTTTCACGCTCTTCACCGGCCAGTGGGCGGACCTGCCCCTGGAGGAGGTCTGCCGCCTGGCCCGCGACTTCGGCTACGACGGTCTCGAACTCGCCTGCTGGGGAGACCACTTCGAAGTCGACAAGGCGCTTTCCGACCCGGGGTACCTCGACGGTCGCCGGGCCCTGCTCGACAAGTACGGCCTGAAGTGCTGGGCGATCTCGAACCACCTGGTCGGCCAGGCCGTCTGCGACGCCATCATCGACGAACGCCACCAGGCCATCGTGCCCGACGTGGTGTGGGGCGACGGAGACCCGGAAGGGGTCAGGCAGCGGGCCGCCGAACGCATGAAGGACACCGCCCGGGCCGCGGCCGCCCTCGGGGTGAACACCGTCATCGGGTTCACGGGCTCCGCCATCTGGCACCTGGTCGCCATGTTCCCGCCCGCCCCCGACGCGATGATCGAACGGGGCTACCAGGACTTCGCCGACCGCTGGAACCCGATCCTGGACGTCTTCGACGCCGAGGGCGTGCGGTTCGCGCACGAGGTCCACCCGAGCGAGATCGCCTACGACTACTGGACCACGCAGCGCGCCCTCGACGCCGTCGGCCGGCGCCCGGCCTTCGGTCTCAACTTCGACCCCTCCCACTTCGTGTGGCAGGACCTCGACCCGGTCGGCTTCCTCTGGGACTTCCGCGACCGGATCTACCACGTCGACTGCAAGGAGGCCCGCAAGCGCCTGGACGGACGCAACGGCCGGCTCGGTTCCCACCTGCCCTGGGGCGATCCGCGGCGGGGCTGGGACTTCGTCTCCGCCGGGCACGGTGACGTGCCGTGGGAGGACGTCTTCCGGATGCTGCGCTCCATCGACTACCAGGGTCCGGTCTCCGTCGAGTGGGAGGACGCCGGCATGGACCGCCTCCAGGGAGCGCCCGAGGCGCTGACCCGTCTCAAGGCCTTCGACTTCGAGCCGCCCAGCGCGTCCTTCGACGCCGCGTTCAACAGCTGA
- a CDS encoding ThuA domain-containing protein has product MHRTRSRSTAAPRRPGLRTTVALFTGLLLAVGTPATFAGAHPGHPEHDEPAAAEGQFQQVPLAKGEPETGEPMSLAVLPDRSVLHTSRDGTLRLTDQGGVTKVAGKIPVYSHDEEGLQGVGIDPDFKNNRAIYLYYAPPLDTPAGDAPETGTAEDFKKFDGVNRLSRFVLNANGTLNMSSEKKVLDVAASRGICCHVGGDIDFDADGNLYLSTGDDTNPFASDGYTPIDDRPNRNPAFDARRSSGNTNDLRGKILRIKVAEDGSYTVPEGNLFAPGTEKTRPEIYAMGFRNPFRMSVDDKTGTVYVGDYGPDAGAADPKRGPGGQVEFAKVTEPANFGWPFCTGDNDAYVDYDFATKESGEPFDCAAPKNTSPYNTGLTDLPPAQAAWIPYDGGSLPEFGSGSESPMAGPVYRYDPELNSSVKFPEAYDGDFFAGEFGRRWIKRIEQNADGSVAKINDFPWTGTQIMDMEFGPDGALYVLDYGVSWFQGDENSALYRIENAEDGFSPIAEVSADKTSGAAGLKVKFTASAKDADSTNLTYSWDFGDGTKGEGLNPTHRYKKVGTYSATFTAKDPEGNTGNASIRIVVGNTEPKVRIDIPGNGALAEFGKPVPFKVTVTDPEETVDCSKVKVTYSLGHDSHAHELTSEMGCEGTLTPPPGDGGHDPNANIYGVVGAGYTDGGANGQEELTGTARTVLQPLHRQGEHFTTQAGVSVITKTGAHGGKTVGDINDGDWISFTPYRFDGQKKMTVRASSGGAGGFVELRTGSPDGPLHGSAYIPPTGGWETFQNVDVPLRSLPKKTTDIYLVFKGGEGALFDVDDFEFSKEPFKGGKKVLVFSRTAGFRHDSIPAGIAALKELGGPAGITVDATEEPRQFTTANLAKYDAVAFLSTTGDVLNADQQQAFEKYVAGGGGYMGIHAAADTEYDWEFYGGLVGAYFDSHPAIQKATVRVEDHDHPSTGHLDDAWERTDEWYNYRTNPREKAKVLATLDETTYQGGTMKGDHPIAWCQSYGGGRSFYTGGGHTKESYAEEAFRAHLLGGLQYATGQVKADCKPGKDYRKIFNGRTLDGWKQAGPGKFTVKDGVMESEGGMGLLWYQAKELKSYSLKLDWKMRGDDNSGIFVGFPASDDPWSAVNKGYEIQIDATDAADRTTGSVYSFKSADIKARDQVLRPPGQWNSYEIKVQGERLQVFLNGVKINDFTNKAPQRSLTDGYIGLQNHGAADHVSFRNIQLKELPVQGQ; this is encoded by the coding sequence GTGCACAGAACCAGATCCAGAAGCACCGCCGCCCCCAGGCGGCCCGGACTTCGCACCACCGTCGCCCTGTTCACCGGCCTGCTCCTCGCCGTGGGCACCCCGGCCACCTTCGCCGGTGCCCACCCCGGCCACCCGGAGCACGACGAACCGGCAGCAGCCGAGGGCCAGTTCCAGCAGGTACCACTCGCCAAGGGCGAGCCCGAGACGGGCGAGCCGATGTCGCTCGCCGTGCTCCCGGACCGCAGCGTGCTGCACACCTCACGCGACGGCACGCTGCGCCTCACCGACCAGGGCGGCGTCACCAAGGTCGCCGGCAAGATCCCTGTCTACAGCCACGACGAGGAAGGCCTCCAGGGCGTCGGCATCGACCCGGACTTCAAGAACAACCGGGCGATCTACCTCTACTACGCCCCGCCGCTCGACACCCCCGCGGGCGACGCCCCGGAGACCGGGACCGCCGAGGACTTCAAGAAGTTCGACGGCGTCAACCGCCTCTCCCGCTTCGTGCTCAATGCCAACGGCACGCTGAACATGTCCAGCGAGAAGAAGGTCCTGGACGTCGCGGCCTCCCGGGGCATCTGCTGTCACGTCGGCGGTGACATCGACTTCGACGCGGACGGCAACCTCTACCTGTCGACCGGCGACGACACCAACCCCTTCGCCTCCGACGGCTACACGCCGATCGACGACCGGCCGAACCGCAACCCGGCCTTCGACGCCCGCCGCAGCTCGGGCAACACCAACGACCTGCGCGGCAAGATCCTCCGCATCAAGGTCGCCGAGGACGGCTCGTACACCGTCCCGGAGGGGAACCTCTTCGCCCCGGGCACCGAGAAGACCCGCCCCGAGATCTACGCGATGGGCTTCCGCAACCCCTTCCGGATGAGCGTCGACGACAAGACCGGCACCGTCTACGTCGGCGACTACGGCCCGGACGCCGGCGCCGCCGACCCCAAGCGCGGCCCCGGCGGCCAGGTCGAGTTCGCCAAGGTGACCGAGCCCGCCAACTTCGGCTGGCCCTTCTGCACCGGCGACAACGACGCCTACGTCGACTACGACTTCGCCACCAAGGAGTCCGGCGAACCGTTCGACTGCGCAGCCCCCAAGAACACCTCGCCGTACAACACGGGCCTCACCGACCTGCCGCCCGCGCAGGCCGCCTGGATCCCGTACGACGGCGGATCCCTGCCCGAGTTCGGCAGCGGCTCCGAGTCCCCGATGGCCGGCCCGGTCTACCGCTACGACCCCGAGCTGAACTCCAGCGTGAAGTTCCCCGAGGCGTACGACGGTGACTTCTTCGCCGGTGAGTTCGGCCGCCGCTGGATCAAGCGCATCGAGCAGAACGCGGACGGCTCCGTCGCGAAGATCAACGACTTTCCGTGGACCGGCACCCAGATCATGGACATGGAGTTCGGCCCCGACGGCGCGCTCTACGTCCTCGACTACGGTGTCTCCTGGTTCCAGGGCGACGAGAACTCCGCCCTGTACCGGATCGAGAACGCCGAGGACGGCTTCTCGCCGATCGCCGAGGTCAGCGCCGACAAGACGTCCGGCGCGGCCGGCCTGAAGGTGAAGTTCACCGCCTCCGCCAAGGACGCCGATTCCACGAACCTCACCTACAGCTGGGACTTCGGCGACGGTACCAAGGGCGAGGGGCTCAACCCCACCCACCGCTACAAGAAGGTCGGCACCTACAGCGCGACCTTCACCGCCAAGGACCCCGAGGGCAACACCGGCAACGCCAGCATCCGGATCGTCGTCGGCAACACCGAACCCAAGGTGAGGATCGACATCCCGGGCAACGGCGCCCTGGCCGAATTCGGCAAGCCCGTTCCGTTCAAGGTGACCGTCACCGACCCCGAGGAGACCGTCGACTGCTCCAAGGTCAAGGTCACCTACAGCCTGGGTCACGACTCCCACGCCCACGAACTGACCAGCGAGATGGGCTGTGAGGGCACCCTGACCCCGCCCCCCGGTGACGGCGGCCACGACCCCAACGCCAACATCTACGGCGTCGTCGGCGCCGGCTACACCGACGGCGGGGCCAACGGTCAGGAGGAGCTGACCGGCACGGCCCGCACCGTCCTCCAGCCGCTGCACCGCCAGGGCGAGCATTTCACCACCCAGGCGGGCGTGTCGGTCATCACCAAGACCGGCGCCCACGGCGGCAAGACCGTCGGCGACATCAACGACGGCGACTGGATCTCCTTCACCCCCTACCGGTTCGACGGGCAGAAGAAGATGACCGTGCGGGCCTCCTCCGGCGGCGCGGGCGGCTTCGTCGAGCTGCGCACCGGCTCGCCCGACGGGCCGCTGCACGGCTCGGCCTACATTCCGCCGACCGGCGGCTGGGAGACGTTCCAGAACGTCGACGTGCCCCTGCGGTCGCTGCCGAAGAAGACCACGGACATCTACCTGGTCTTCAAGGGCGGCGAGGGCGCGCTGTTCGACGTGGACGACTTCGAGTTCTCCAAGGAGCCCTTCAAGGGCGGCAAGAAGGTCCTGGTCTTCTCCAGGACCGCAGGCTTCCGGCACGACTCCATCCCGGCCGGCATCGCCGCGCTGAAGGAGCTCGGCGGCCCGGCCGGCATCACGGTCGACGCCACCGAGGAGCCCCGGCAGTTCACCACGGCCAACCTCGCCAAGTACGACGCGGTCGCCTTCCTGTCCACGACCGGTGACGTGCTGAACGCCGACCAGCAGCAGGCGTTCGAGAAGTACGTCGCGGGTGGCGGCGGCTACATGGGCATCCACGCCGCCGCCGACACCGAGTACGACTGGGAGTTCTACGGCGGTCTCGTCGGCGCCTACTTCGACTCGCACCCGGCCATCCAGAAGGCCACCGTCCGCGTCGAGGACCACGACCACCCGTCCACCGGGCACCTGGACGACGCCTGGGAGCGCACCGACGAGTGGTACAACTACCGCACCAACCCGCGTGAGAAGGCCAAGGTCCTCGCCACCCTCGACGAGACCACCTACCAGGGCGGCACCATGAAGGGCGACCACCCGATCGCCTGGTGCCAGAGCTACGGCGGCGGCCGTTCCTTCTACACCGGCGGCGGCCACACCAAGGAGTCCTACGCCGAGGAAGCCTTCCGCGCCCACCTGCTCGGCGGCCTCCAGTACGCCACCGGCCAGGTGAAGGCGGACTGCAAGCCGGGCAAGGACTACCGGAAGATCTTCAACGGCCGGACCCTGGACGGCTGGAAGCAGGCCGGACCCGGCAAGTTCACCGTCAAGGACGGCGTGATGGAGTCCGAGGGCGGCATGGGACTGCTCTGGTACCAGGCCAAGGAACTCAAGTCGTACTCGCTCAAACTCGACTGGAAGATGCGGGGCGACGACAACTCCGGGATCTTCGTGGGCTTCCCCGCCTCCGACGACCCCTGGTCCGCGGTGAACAAGGGCTACGAGATCCAGATCGACGCCACCGACGCCGCCGACCGCACCACGGGCTCCGTCTACTCCTTCAAGTCGGCCGACATCAAGGCCCGTGACCAGGTTCTGCGGCCGCCCGGCCAGTGGAACTCCTACGAGATCAAGGTCCAGGGCGAACGCCTCCAGGTGTTCCTCAATGGAGTCAAGATCAACGACTTCACCAACAAGGCCCCCCAGCGGAGCCTGACCGACGGCTACATCGGCCTGCAGAACCACGGCGCCGCCGACCATGTCTCCTTCCGCAACATCCAGCTCAAGGAACTGCCCGTCCAGGGCCAGTGA
- a CDS encoding inositol-3-phosphate synthase, with protein MSASLSRPRVGVWLIGARGSVATTVVTGCAAVTAGLHPPTGMVTETPAFTDSGLPALSDLVFGGHDTLDCPLPKRAETLTAGGVLPPGVATAVSAELAIADREIRPGGPTPGDTRSEAELITAFADDIRDFVHRHALERAVVVNVASTEPASQGPGAALAASTLYALAALRAGCPYVNFTPSEGMHHPVAAREAEHSGLPYAGRDGKTGQTLLRAVLGPMFAQRALRVRAWSGTNLLGGGDGAALADPAAAAAKNAGKERVLADTLGTVPEGEVHIDDVPALGDWKTAWDHIAFDGFLGTRMVLQTTWQGCDSALAAPLVLDLARLTARAHEAGLSGPLGALGFYFKDPVGEGPAGLSGQYEELVRFGHRLGRADGEGLGARSMTDTGERETRERDTGERETGEAL; from the coding sequence ATGTCCGCGTCCCTCTCCCGACCGCGTGTGGGGGTGTGGCTGATCGGAGCCAGAGGCTCCGTCGCCACCACCGTCGTCACGGGGTGCGCCGCCGTCACCGCGGGCCTGCACCCGCCCACCGGCATGGTCACCGAGACTCCGGCGTTCACCGACAGCGGCCTGCCCGCGCTGTCCGACCTCGTCTTCGGCGGTCACGACACGCTCGACTGCCCCCTGCCCAAACGCGCCGAGACCCTCACCGCCGGAGGCGTCCTCCCCCCGGGCGTCGCCACCGCCGTCTCGGCCGAACTGGCCATCGCCGACCGGGAGATCAGACCCGGCGGCCCCACACCGGGGGACACCAGGAGCGAGGCCGAACTGATCACGGCCTTCGCCGACGACATACGCGACTTCGTGCACCGCCACGCACTGGAACGGGCCGTGGTCGTGAACGTCGCCTCCACCGAACCCGCCTCCCAGGGGCCCGGCGCCGCACTCGCGGCCAGCACCCTGTACGCGCTGGCGGCTCTGCGCGCGGGCTGCCCCTATGTCAACTTCACCCCCTCCGAGGGCATGCACCACCCCGTCGCCGCCCGAGAGGCCGAGCACAGCGGCCTGCCGTACGCCGGCCGGGACGGCAAGACCGGGCAGACGCTGCTGCGAGCCGTGCTGGGCCCGATGTTCGCGCAGCGGGCGCTGAGGGTCCGGGCCTGGTCCGGCACGAACCTGCTCGGCGGCGGAGACGGCGCCGCCCTCGCCGATCCGGCCGCCGCGGCGGCGAAGAACGCCGGCAAGGAACGCGTCCTCGCCGACACCCTCGGCACCGTCCCCGAGGGCGAGGTCCACATCGACGACGTCCCGGCCCTCGGCGACTGGAAGACCGCCTGGGACCACATCGCCTTCGACGGCTTCCTCGGCACCCGCATGGTCCTCCAGACCACCTGGCAGGGCTGCGACTCGGCGCTCGCGGCACCCCTGGTGCTGGACCTGGCCCGACTGACCGCCCGCGCCCACGAGGCAGGGCTGTCCGGTCCGCTCGGCGCGCTCGGCTTCTACTTCAAGGACCCGGTGGGGGAGGGGCCCGCGGGACTGTCCGGGCAGTACGAGGAACTCGTCCGGTTCGGGCACAGACTCGGGCGGGCCGACGGAGAGGGCCTTGGCGCGCGGTCGATGACGGACACCGGGGAGAGGGAGACGAGGGAGAGGGACACCGGGGAGAGGGAGACGGGGGAAGCGCTGTGA